The Gadus macrocephalus chromosome 13, ASM3116895v1 genome includes a window with the following:
- the LOC132470818 gene encoding leucine-rich repeat-containing protein 3-like, with protein MPTGWSEERRDGAAGTAGQRSPASPTSFWLLCSFLLSSAAWRPLAADDPCPEKCRCDWDTATVWCSDAGLAEVPSGLPAETVALHLENNYIRLVPEAAFAELPLLRDLYLSHNRMETLASGALRHLGPELRLLDLSHNQLRRASRQDFGATRAKTRLFHNPWHCDCALQELVEALNLEPETVSGIVCETSVRGGGVGEGSRWEEPPGAQQQGEHAGQPLVKLLDAGVNFCSMQRKTTDVAMLVTMFVWFFMVIVYVVYYVRQNQAESRRHLEYLKSLPSPKKVPTETDTLSTGF; from the coding sequence ATGCCGACGGGCTGGAGCGAGGAGAGACGTGACGGCGCCGCTGGGACCGCCGGCCAACGTAGCCCGGCGTCCCCGACCTCATTCTGGCTGCTGTGCTCCTTCCTCCTGTCCTCCGCGGCCTGGCGCCCCCTCGCCGCCGACGACCCGTGCCCCGAGAAGTGCCGCTGTGACTGGGACACGGCCACGGTGTGGTGCTCCGACGCGGGCCTGGCCGAGGTCCCGTCCGGCCTCCCGGCGGAGACCGTGGCCCTGCACCTGGAGAACAACTACATCCGGCTGGTGCCCGAGGCCGCCTTCGCCGAGCTGCCCCTCCTGCGGGACCTCTACCTGTCGCACAACCGCATGGAGACGCTGGCGTCGGGGGCCCTGCGCCACCTGGGGCCCGAGCTGCGGCTGCTGGACCTGTCCCACAACCAGCTGAGGCGCGCCAGCCGGCAGGACTTTGGGGCCACGCGCGCCAAGACGCGGCTCTTCCACAACCCGTGGCACTGCGACTGCGCCCtgcaggagctggtggaggcgcTCAACCTGGAGCCCGAGACGGTCAGCGGCATCGTGTGCGAGACCTCGGTGCGCGGCGGGGGAGTCGGGGAGGGGAGCCGCTGGGAGGAGCCCCCCGGGGCGCAGCAGCAGGGGGAGCACGCGGGCCAGCCGCTGGTCAAGCTGCTGGACGCCGGGGTGAACTTCTGCAGCATGCAGCGCAAGACCACCGACGTGGCCATGCTGGTCACCATGTTCGTGTGGTTCTTCATGGTGATCGTGTACGTGGTGTACTACGTGAGGCAGAACCAGGCCGAGTCCCGGAGGCACCTGGAGTACCTGAAGAGTCTGCCCAGCCCGAAGAAGGTCCCCACGGAGACGGACACGCTGAGCACCGGGTTCTAG